One window of the Pseudomonas lurida genome contains the following:
- the ppsA gene encoding phosphoenolpyruvate synthase, whose product MVEYVVSLDKLGVHDVEHVGGKNASLGEMISNLAGAGVSVPGGFATTAQAYRDFLELSGLNAQIHAALDALDVDDVNALAKTGAQIRQWIMEAEFPEKLNEEIRTAFATLSAGNPDMAVAVRSSATAEDLPDASFAGQQETFLNIRGVENVIRAAKEVFASLFNDRAISYRVHQGFDHKLVALSAGVQRMVRSETGTAGVMFTLDTESGFRDVVFITGAYGLGETVVQGAVNPDEFYVHKGTLEAGRPAILRRNLGSKAIKMIYGDEAKAGRSVKTVDVDKAERARFCLTDAEVSELAKQAMIIEKHYKCPMDIEWAKDGDDGKLYIVQARPETVKSRTSANVMERYLLKETGTVLVEGRAIGQRIGAGKVRIIKDVSEMDKVQPGDVLVSDMTDPDWEPVMKRASAIVTNRGGRTCHAAIIARELGIPAVVGCGNATQLLKDGQGVTVSCAEGDTGFIFEGELGFDIKQNSIDAMPDLPFKIMMNVGNPDRAFDFAQLPNAGVGLARLEFIINRMIGVHPKALLNYDGLPLDIKESVDKRIAGYNDPVGFYVEKLVEGISTLAAAFYPKKVIVRLSDFKSNEYANLIGGKLYEPEEENPMLGFRGASRYISEAFRDCFELECRALKRVRNEMGLTNVEIMVPFVRTLGEASQVVDLLAENGLSRGENGLRVIMMCELPSNAILAEEFLEFFDGFSIGSNDLTQLTLGLDRDSGIIAHLFDERNPAVKKLLANAIQACNKAGKYIGICGQGPSDHPDLAKWLMEQGIESVSLNPDSVLETWFFLAEGQAPA is encoded by the coding sequence TTGGTAGAGTACGTAGTTTCCCTCGATAAGCTCGGCGTCCATGATGTAGAGCACGTGGGGGGCAAGAACGCATCCCTCGGCGAGATGATCAGTAATCTTGCAGGCGCTGGTGTGTCGGTGCCCGGTGGTTTCGCCACCACGGCCCAGGCTTACCGCGATTTCCTCGAACTGAGCGGCCTCAACGCTCAGATCCACGCCGCGCTGGACGCCCTGGACGTCGATGACGTCAACGCCTTGGCCAAGACCGGTGCCCAGATCCGTCAATGGATCATGGAAGCCGAGTTCCCCGAGAAGCTCAACGAAGAAATCCGTACCGCCTTCGCCACCCTGTCGGCCGGCAATCCAGACATGGCCGTCGCCGTGCGCTCCTCGGCCACCGCCGAAGACTTGCCGGATGCCTCCTTTGCCGGCCAGCAAGAAACCTTCCTGAACATCCGCGGCGTGGAAAACGTGATCCGCGCGGCCAAGGAAGTCTTCGCCTCGCTGTTTAACGACCGTGCGATTTCCTACCGCGTGCACCAGGGCTTCGACCACAAGCTGGTGGCCTTGTCTGCCGGTGTGCAGCGTATGGTGCGTTCGGAAACCGGCACCGCCGGCGTGATGTTCACCCTCGATACCGAATCGGGCTTTCGTGACGTGGTGTTTATCACCGGCGCCTACGGCCTGGGCGAGACCGTCGTACAAGGCGCGGTCAACCCCGACGAATTCTATGTACACAAGGGCACCCTCGAAGCGGGTCGCCCGGCCATCCTGCGCCGTAACCTGGGCAGCAAGGCCATCAAGATGATCTACGGCGACGAGGCCAAGGCCGGTCGCTCGGTTAAAACCGTTGACGTCGACAAGGCCGAGCGCGCGCGTTTCTGCCTGACCGACGCCGAAGTCAGCGAGCTGGCCAAGCAAGCGATGATCATCGAAAAGCACTACAAGTGCCCGATGGACATCGAATGGGCCAAGGACGGTGACGACGGCAAGCTGTACATCGTGCAGGCCCGTCCGGAAACCGTGAAGAGCCGGACTTCGGCCAATGTCATGGAGCGCTACCTGCTCAAGGAAACCGGCACTGTGCTGGTTGAAGGCCGTGCCATCGGCCAGCGCATCGGCGCGGGCAAGGTGCGGATCATCAAGGACGTGTCCGAAATGGACAAAGTCCAGCCCGGCGACGTACTGGTCTCCGACATGACCGACCCGGATTGGGAACCGGTGATGAAGCGCGCCAGCGCCATCGTCACCAACCGTGGCGGGCGGACCTGCCACGCGGCGATCATCGCCCGTGAACTGGGGATTCCTGCGGTGGTGGGCTGCGGCAACGCTACCCAACTGCTCAAGGACGGCCAGGGCGTTACCGTGTCCTGTGCCGAAGGCGACACCGGCTTTATCTTCGAAGGTGAACTGGGCTTCGACATCAAGCAGAACTCCATCGATGCCATGCCGGACCTGCCGTTCAAGATCATGATGAACGTCGGCAACCCGGACCGCGCCTTCGACTTTGCCCAGTTGCCGAACGCCGGCGTGGGCTTGGCCCGCCTGGAGTTCATCATCAACCGCATGATCGGCGTGCACCCCAAGGCCCTGTTGAACTACGACGGCCTGCCGCTGGACATCAAGGAAAGCGTCGACAAGCGCATCGCCGGCTACAACGACCCGGTGGGCTTCTACGTCGAGAAGCTGGTAGAAGGCATCAGCACCCTGGCAGCGGCGTTCTACCCGAAAAAGGTCATCGTGCGCCTGTCGGACTTCAAGTCCAACGAATACGCCAACCTGATCGGCGGCAAGCTCTACGAACCTGAAGAAGAAAACCCGATGCTGGGCTTCCGTGGTGCCTCGCGTTACATCAGCGAAGCATTTCGTGACTGCTTCGAACTCGAATGCCGCGCCCTCAAGCGCGTGCGCAACGAGATGGGCCTGACCAACGTCGAGATCATGGTGCCGTTCGTGCGCACCCTGGGCGAGGCAAGCCAAGTGGTCGACCTGCTGGCTGAAAACGGCCTGTCCCGTGGCGAAAACGGCCTGCGCGTGATCATGATGTGTGAGTTGCCGTCCAACGCCATCCTGGCCGAGGAATTCCTGGAGTTCTTCGACGGCTTCTCCATCGGCTCCAACGACCTGACCCAGCTGACCCTGGGCCTGGACCGCGACTCCGGGATCATCGCCCACCTGTTCGATGAGCGAAATCCTGCGGTCAAGAAGCTGCTGGCCAATGCCATCCAGGCCTGTAACAAGGCCGGCAAGTACATCGGTATCTGTGGCCAAGGCCCTTCCGACCACCCTGACCTGGCCAAATGGCTGATGGAACAGGGCATCGAAAGCGTCTCGCTGAACCCCGACTCCGTGCTGGAAACCTGGTTCTTCCTGGCGGAAGGCCAAGCGCCCGCCTAA
- the ppsR gene encoding posphoenolpyruvate synthetase regulatory kinase/phosphorylase PpsR, with amino-acid sequence MKRSAFFISDGTGITAETLGQSLLAQFENITFAKFTRPYIDSVDKARAMVQQINLAAEKDGCRPIIFDTIVNQDIREILATSNGFMIDIFSTFLAPLEQELSEHSSYSVGKSHSIGHNSNYMERIEAVNFALDNDDGARTHYYDKADLILVGVSRCGKTPTCLYMAMQFGIRAANYPLTEDDMEHLTLPAALRAHSHKLFGLTIDPDRLTAIRNERKPNSRYSSYAQCEFEVREVENLFRRENIAHINSTHFSVEEISAKILVEKGVERRFK; translated from the coding sequence ATGAAACGATCTGCTTTCTTTATCTCCGACGGCACCGGCATCACAGCCGAAACACTGGGTCAAAGCCTGCTCGCGCAGTTCGAAAACATTACCTTCGCCAAATTCACGCGGCCTTATATCGACAGCGTGGATAAAGCGCGGGCCATGGTACAACAAATCAATCTGGCGGCTGAAAAAGACGGTTGTCGGCCGATCATTTTCGACACCATCGTCAATCAAGACATTCGTGAGATTCTCGCGACGTCGAATGGTTTCATGATCGACATTTTCTCGACGTTCCTGGCACCCCTGGAGCAGGAGTTGAGTGAACACTCCTCCTATTCGGTCGGAAAGTCCCATTCCATTGGCCATAACTCCAACTATATGGAGCGTATCGAGGCGGTGAACTTCGCCCTCGACAACGACGATGGCGCCCGCACCCACTACTATGACAAGGCCGACCTGATCCTGGTGGGCGTGTCACGCTGCGGCAAAACGCCCACCTGCCTGTACATGGCCATGCAATTCGGTATCCGCGCGGCCAACTACCCGCTGACCGAGGACGACATGGAGCACTTGACGCTCCCGGCCGCCCTGCGCGCGCACTCGCACAAGCTGTTCGGCCTGACCATCGACCCGGACCGGCTGACGGCGATCCGCAATGAGCGCAAGCCCAATAGCCGCTATTCGAGCTATGCCCAGTGCGAGTTCGAAGTGCGTGAAGTGGAAAATCTGTTCCGTCGCGAAAATATTGCGCACATCAATTCCACGCATTTTTCGGTGGAAGAGATTTCGGCGAAGATCCTGGTGGAGAAAGGCGTGGAGCGCAGGTTCAAGTAG
- a CDS encoding aminotransferase-like domain-containing protein, giving the protein MAVKTNIDMVSIMREGLSNGQGVKYKRLSDVMERGILEGLIEPGRKLPPHRVLSDNLGVTIGTISRAYGELERLGLVVARVGDGTFVRKRGMERQRDEGFRNFSEEPRQYFDMSRNMHIPGQETVFLAQSFQTLSTNAKFLQDISAYTPDAGLPRYREAGAQWLVQRDFHPIPEQVICVNGGQHGLLCSMMALLRAGDTVVTEQLTYPGLITAARMLGIRLIGLEMDEEGVLPSALDEVCRNHRISALYCTPTIQNPTTAVLSVARREALVKVCREHNLLILEDEAHGVLVEDRPPPLSHFAPERTILISSLSKAVSAGLRVGYVHAPPALVSRISAALRSTCWMATPVTLELATQWIENGTAEYLLRQQINEISRRKALVRDLLAGLEYRTHLNSPHFWIEVPEPWRASEIEAELKQNNYLIATAEAFAVGQTAVPQFIRASICNTSGDDQLLRAGFDALATALGQGGGRFHL; this is encoded by the coding sequence ATGGCTGTCAAAACAAATATTGACATGGTGTCAATTATGCGTGAGGGGTTGTCCAACGGGCAGGGCGTGAAGTACAAGCGCCTGTCCGATGTCATGGAACGGGGCATCCTCGAAGGCTTGATTGAACCGGGAAGAAAACTGCCGCCCCATCGGGTGCTTTCCGACAACCTGGGTGTGACGATCGGCACCATCAGCCGTGCCTACGGCGAACTGGAACGCCTGGGGTTGGTTGTGGCACGGGTCGGTGACGGCACTTTCGTGCGCAAGCGTGGGATGGAGCGCCAGCGCGATGAGGGTTTTCGCAACTTCAGCGAGGAACCGCGCCAGTACTTCGACATGAGCCGAAACATGCACATCCCGGGGCAGGAGACCGTGTTCCTGGCCCAGAGCTTCCAAACCCTGTCGACCAATGCCAAGTTCCTCCAGGACATCAGTGCCTACACCCCGGACGCCGGCTTGCCACGCTACCGTGAAGCGGGCGCACAATGGCTGGTGCAGCGTGACTTTCATCCGATTCCCGAGCAGGTCATCTGCGTCAACGGCGGCCAGCACGGCTTGCTGTGCTCGATGATGGCGCTGTTGCGGGCGGGCGATACGGTGGTCACCGAACAACTGACTTACCCTGGCCTCATTACGGCCGCGCGCATGCTGGGGATTCGCTTGATCGGCCTGGAGATGGACGAGGAAGGCGTGCTGCCGAGCGCACTGGACGAAGTCTGTCGTAACCACCGGATTTCAGCCTTGTATTGCACGCCGACAATTCAGAACCCGACCACCGCCGTGCTTTCAGTGGCGCGTCGCGAAGCGTTGGTCAAAGTCTGTCGCGAACACAATCTGCTGATTCTTGAAGACGAAGCCCACGGTGTACTGGTGGAAGACCGGCCGCCGCCCCTCAGCCATTTCGCACCTGAACGTACGATTTTGATCAGCAGCCTGAGCAAGGCGGTGTCTGCCGGGTTGCGCGTGGGCTATGTGCATGCGCCGCCCGCGCTCGTCAGTCGCATTTCGGCAGCGCTGCGTTCGACCTGCTGGATGGCCACGCCTGTCACCCTTGAACTGGCCACCCAGTGGATCGAAAACGGTACGGCGGAATACCTGCTGCGCCAGCAGATCAACGAGATCAGCCGGCGCAAGGCCCTGGTGCGCGACCTGCTGGCGGGCCTGGAATACCGCACCCATCTCAACAGCCCGCATTTCTGGATTGAAGTGCCGGAGCCCTGGCGCGCATCGGAAATCGAGGCGGAGCTCAAGCAAAACAACTACCTGATTGCCACCGCCGAAGCCTTTGCCGTGGGGCAGACGGCGGTGCCGCAGTTCATTCGGGCGAGTATCTGCAATACGTCGGGGGATGATCAGTTGTTGCGGGCGGGCTTCGATGCGTTGGCGACGGCGTTGGGGCAGGGCGGGGGCAGGTTCCACTTGTAG